From the genome of Malus sylvestris chromosome 6, drMalSylv7.2, whole genome shotgun sequence, one region includes:
- the LOC126626939 gene encoding AT-rich interactive domain-containing protein 2-like, producing MAGWSSLTAGSVSDCVETNETCQKNGVFPETNHVGSVKDGVDFDEGDQKGRLRCMFDRVLAVFLKEIGDGGGFVRPVPAVIGDRQPVDLFKLFCVVKDRGGTDSVSKNIFWSFVANELGFDQEAMCSVKLIYFKYLNELEKWFREICETRSSGNGDLHPLSSELVREFGGLLSGWPERKGKSDGEVHLVSGECNGDDDEKVCNYDQNDILISLSSLSKKENDRKRKREYLVGMLNWVVQVAKQPNDHSIGAIPGPTKWKEHRSDDECWVQALRAKEALLIRRNVNSKAEECLQQKKLKMHPLLYEDNIVAGRQCSGRFRCSERLPHSVKSQSCPCCRKKEVENDSMEKAPAEVDLLATDATSEENPREKDVSIGSHAQADVPEWTGVASESDIKWLGTRVWPLKREEDGPLSETDLIGQGRQDKCGCGFPGSVACFRFHITEARMKLKRELGSLFYHWRFDRMGEEVSLRWTAEEEKRFKDLVKLNHSNSPFSEGNTSSSSSFWDSASKWFLRKTREDLVSYYFNVFVVQRRSYQNRATPKTIDSDDDVTELGSLSHGFRREIVEVSANSLPCSLNQQSTDFD from the exons ATGGCAGGATGGTCATCCTTAACAGCTGGGTCTGTCTCAGATTGCGTCGAAACTAATGAGACATGTCAGAAAAATGGTGTTTTTCCTGAAACCAATCATGTTGGTTCTGTAAAGGATGGTGTGGATTTTGATGAGGGTGATCAAAAGGGTAGGCTAAGATGTATGTTTGATCGAGTTTTAGCTGTTTTTCTTAAGGAAATTGGTGATGGAGGTGGTTTTGTTAGGCCTGTCCCAGCAGTGATTGGTGATAGGCAACCTGTTGATTTGTTCAAATTGTTCTGTGTGGTGAAAGATAGAGGTGGGACTGATTCGGTTTCGAAGAACATTTTTTGGTCTTTTGTTGCCAATGAATTGGGTTTTGATCAGGAAGCAATGTGTTCTGTGAAATTGATTTACTTTAAATATTTGAATGAGCTGGAGAAATGGTTTAGGGAGATTTGTGAAACTAGGAGTTCGGGAAATGGGGATTTGCATCCGTTGTCTTCAGAGTTGGTGAGAGAGTTCGGAGGTTTGTTGTCGGGTTGGCCAGAGCGGAAGGGCAAAAGTGATGGAGAGGTTCATCTGGTATCTGGAGAATGCAATGGTGATGATGACGAAAAAGTTTGTAATTACGATCAGAATGATATTTTGATATCACTATCTAGTctcagtaaaaaagaaaatgatcgTAAAAGAAAGCGAGAATACTTAGTAGGAATGCTAAATTGGGTAGTCCAGGTTGCAAAGCAACCAAATGATCATTCAATTGGAGCAATACCAGGGCCAACTAAGTGGAAAGAACATAGGAGCGATGACGAGTGCTGGGTCCAAGCACTTAGAGCAAAGGAGGCATTGCTGATAAGAAGGAATGTTAATTCAAAGGCTGAAGAATGTCTCCAGCAG AAGAAGCTAAAGATGCATCCATTGTTGTACGAAGATAATATTGTTGCTGGTCGCCAGTGCTCAGGGAGGTTTCGATGCAGTGAAAGGCTTCCTCATTCAGTTAAATCTCAATCATGCCCTTGTTGCCGTAAAAAAGAGGTGGAAAACGATTCTATGGAGAAAGCTCCCGCAGAAGTTGATTTATTGGCCACTGATGCAACGTCTGAGGAGAATCCCCGCGAAAAGGATGTCTCTATAGGCTCTCATGCTCAAGCTGATGTCCCTGAATGGACTGGGGTGGCTTCTGAAAGTGATATTAAATGGCTAGGCACACGGGTATGGCCCTTGAAACGTGAAGAAGACGGCCCCCTTAGTGAAACAGATCTTATTGGCCAAGGAAGACAAGATAAGTGTGGCTGTGGATTTCCAGGTTCTGTTGCATGTTTCCGATTTCACATTACTGAGGCtaggatgaaattgaagagagaGCTTGGTTCCTTGTTCTATCATTGGCGATTTGATCGAATGGGTGAGGAAGTTTCTCTTCGGTGGACAgctgaagaagaaaagagattCAAGGATTTGGTAAAGTTAAATCACTCAAATTCTCCTTTTAGTGAGGGAAATACCTCAagttcttcttccttttgggaTAGTGCATCCAAGTGGTTTCTTAGAAAAACAAGGGAAGACTTGGTAAGCTATTACTTCAATGTGTTTGTTGTCCAGCGCAGAAGTTATCAAAATCGTGCAACTCCAAAAACCATTGATAGTGATGATGACGTAACAGAGTTGGGATCTCTAAGTCATGGTTTTAGGCGTGAGATAGTTGAGGTTTCAGCCAATTCTCTACCATGTTCTCTGAACCAGCAGTCCACTGATTTCGACTAG